Proteins from a genomic interval of Desulfofustis limnaeus:
- a CDS encoding chemotaxis protein CheX, whose amino-acid sequence MDIKNKIIESTQEIFSSMVMMEIAVVESPGADQGSQRDGISGIIGLAGTHKGVLAIHIPAVVAMAITGSFLGMEVEQINEDVEDAVGELANMLGGNIKTILSQNGRDIELSLPTTISGQNYDFQTAKDVEVTRLDFATDSGTFTVELQLEK is encoded by the coding sequence GTGGATATCAAAAATAAAATTATCGAGTCGACCCAGGAAATATTCTCGTCGATGGTCATGATGGAGATTGCCGTGGTCGAGTCGCCGGGCGCGGATCAGGGCTCCCAGCGGGATGGGATTTCCGGGATCATCGGTCTGGCCGGAACGCACAAAGGCGTGCTGGCCATTCATATCCCGGCCGTGGTCGCCATGGCCATCACCGGCAGCTTTCTCGGCATGGAGGTCGAGCAGATCAATGAAGATGTCGAGGATGCGGTCGGTGAGTTGGCCAACATGCTCGGCGGCAATATCAAGACCATCCTGTCGCAGAACGGGCGCGATATCGAATTGTCCCTGCCGACCACCATCTCCGGGCAGAACTATGATTTCCAGACGGCCAAGGATGTGGAGGTGACCAGGCTCGATTTTGCCACCGATTCCGGCACTTTTACCGTTGAGCTGCAACTGGAGAAATAG
- the tnpA gene encoding IS200/IS605 family transposase codes for MSRFRKLSHSIWHCQYHIVWVPKYRFRILTGAVKEACETAIHAICGFVGCEVVEMNVQPDHVHLVLMVPPKVSISQLMGRVKGQTSMRFFHQFRYLKKKPYWGNHFWAKGYCVDTVGLDADMIRKYVRYQEKKEKQLEQLRLFE; via the coding sequence GTGAGCAGATTCCGTAAGTTATCACATTCGATATGGCACTGTCAGTATCATATCGTATGGGTGCCGAAGTACCGGTTCCGTATTTTAACCGGAGCGGTAAAAGAAGCATGCGAAACGGCGATTCACGCGATATGCGGATTTGTCGGTTGTGAAGTTGTTGAAATGAATGTGCAACCAGACCATGTCCATCTGGTGCTGATGGTTCCGCCGAAGGTGTCGATTTCGCAATTGATGGGTCGGGTAAAGGGTCAAACATCGATGCGGTTTTTCCACCAGTTCCGCTATCTGAAGAAGAAGCCATACTGGGGCAACCACTTTTGGGCGAAAGGTTATTGTGTCGATACGGTAGGTCTTGATGCGGACATGATACGCAAGTATGTCCGCTATCAGGAGAAGAAAGAGAAGCAGCTGGAACAGTTACGGTTGTTTGAATAG
- the fliE gene encoding flagellar hook-basal body complex protein FliE: protein MNIQPIPAGPGLPINRIDGAAISETGKRFNDYVAASIDQVNEALARGDQAVERLHSGEAQSLHEVMIAVEEADISLRMFVQVRNKALQAYEEIMRLQL, encoded by the coding sequence ATGAATATTCAACCCATCCCGGCCGGCCCCGGGCTGCCCATCAACCGTATCGACGGCGCCGCCATCAGCGAGACCGGCAAGCGCTTCAACGACTATGTGGCGGCCAGCATCGACCAGGTGAACGAGGCGCTGGCCCGCGGCGATCAGGCTGTCGAGCGGCTGCACAGCGGCGAGGCGCAAAGCCTGCACGAGGTGATGATCGCCGTGGAAGAAGCGGACATCTCTCTGCGCATGTTCGTGCAGGTCCGCAACAAGGCCCTGCAGGCCTATGAAGAAATCATGCGCCTGCAGCTCTAA
- the flgC gene encoding flagellar basal body rod protein FlgC, translated as MDIFTTFAISSSAMKAQKIRLDTVSSNLANAETTATPEGGPYKKKSVYFQSKPMDFREHLDSALQSSAQGVEVTQILEDQDPPRQVYNPAHPDAGEDGYVAMPNVDVLKEMVDMMSATRSYQANVTTIQAAKRMAQKALEIGR; from the coding sequence ATGGATATCTTCACCACCTTCGCCATCAGTTCGTCGGCCATGAAGGCCCAGAAAATCAGGCTCGATACCGTCAGTTCCAACCTGGCCAACGCGGAGACGACGGCCACCCCGGAAGGCGGGCCGTACAAAAAGAAGTCGGTCTATTTTCAAAGCAAGCCGATGGATTTTCGCGAGCATCTGGACTCGGCGCTGCAATCCAGCGCCCAGGGGGTCGAGGTGACGCAGATCCTGGAAGACCAGGACCCTCCACGCCAGGTCTACAACCCGGCCCACCCTGATGCCGGCGAGGACGGCTACGTGGCCATGCCCAACGTGGACGTCCTCAAGGAGATGGTGGACATGATGTCGGCCACCCGCTCCTACCAGGCCAACGTAACCACCATCCAGGCCGCCAAGCGCATGGCCCAGAAGGCCCTTGAGATAGGGAGGTAA
- a CDS encoding chemotaxis protein CheX → MDYHQALQEGTLEIFQTMVFLGIKPLERAERRDLDEGGALVTGMIGLSGGIKGMLAVSATEEMAKAVTGAMLGMEVNELNDDVRDAFGEIANMVAGTLKSAGGDQYDMQLAIPTTTIGMALHVSGMRGAQRVQVCFENEFGLLRVELRFLAS, encoded by the coding sequence ATGGACTACCACCAAGCCTTGCAGGAAGGAACGCTGGAGATCTTCCAGACTATGGTTTTCTTGGGCATCAAACCGCTGGAGAGGGCGGAGCGAAGGGACCTGGACGAGGGGGGAGCGCTGGTCACCGGCATGATCGGCCTGAGCGGCGGGATCAAGGGTATGCTTGCGGTTTCCGCCACCGAGGAGATGGCTAAGGCGGTCACCGGGGCCATGCTCGGCATGGAGGTCAATGAACTCAACGATGACGTGCGCGATGCCTTCGGTGAGATAGCCAACATGGTGGCCGGAACCCTGAAGAGCGCCGGCGGCGATCAGTACGATATGCAGCTGGCGATTCCCACCACCACCATCGGCATGGCCCTCCATGTCAGCGGCATGCGTGGCGCCCAGCGGGTACAGGTCTGTTTTGAGAATGAATTCGGTTTGCTGCGCGTTGAGCTCAGATTCCTGGCAAGTTGA
- a CDS encoding tetratricopeptide repeat protein has translation MKQRMLVILVGVLLCGTQVQAASTVQRLSKVQNRDLVQIFISFDHLPEYRHNASDRRLDLIMQDTEFAESLPLFPEDEVIVKILTIPRQSEAVVSFFFRYPPQQLTVSSGEERVVVVELLPGNRFSKTYEELSRQLSGITILERDQKDYSNPVLSSPYAANWRSFFTSYESAVAIKAPVHFTLPDFPAVQLILSEREQLSQVLNEAVRDFGNGQAWSEAATLLQQQLATTVDPDLGALLALTHGEVLLRMDHFEGAFKQLYLLKEQYPDSRIGKLSAYLLALLQAMHGDPFTADYELKLLAESIPGGHPLAPYLQLSRAETSLATGQIKQMQEVMALDDLAFPEKIMKIRELRQADLLWATGRTVPAFVTYRLFSRSGPLRDYPASLNTFCSTLYEQAMWSESAECYGQLSTLLTDRAQLGLAYYREAMSRWHQGRPSAEVTAQMNRVEDTFPNSEAGFRAALKSADLRYLADPAWQETAKMLYRALAEESTYRAVTEEALMKEALLYDLHGDQARALSLAMELLRTIRSGPIVVHAEALLIQLLPLEIKRLIDAGDLLEALVLSRQNRRYFDNGWIPNPVLADLADAYERLGIYQEALDLYLYLVSQAPPEQRESFYLPLTRTAFAKGDYNLVEDFVTQYQYNFPEGRYRDDIVYYRLQSLYAQNDFSGAVANLPEPLPQRADYQSLAALLHFNQGNYEQAVPLWQTLQARGATLEDDQLFMLAESLFQLRRDDLAEPALQTCSAIARYRGQCLYRLAQIAKRRDETEQALNFLQKIAETEEDSLWKSYAQRELQLARMGAER, from the coding sequence ATGAAACAACGCATGCTCGTCATCCTCGTCGGTGTCCTGCTCTGCGGCACGCAAGTCCAGGCAGCATCGACCGTCCAGCGGCTCAGCAAGGTCCAGAACCGGGATCTGGTGCAGATCTTCATTTCCTTCGACCACCTGCCCGAATACCGACATAACGCTTCCGATCGACGTCTCGATCTTATCATGCAGGATACCGAATTTGCAGAATCTCTGCCGCTTTTCCCGGAAGACGAAGTAATTGTCAAAATTCTGACCATACCCCGACAGAGCGAGGCCGTCGTCAGCTTCTTTTTTCGTTACCCGCCGCAGCAACTGACCGTCTCCTCCGGTGAAGAACGGGTGGTGGTGGTTGAACTGCTGCCGGGCAACCGGTTCAGCAAGACCTATGAAGAGCTGAGCCGCCAACTCTCCGGGATCACGATCCTCGAGCGGGATCAAAAAGATTACTCCAACCCCGTCTTGTCCTCACCTTACGCCGCCAATTGGCGAAGTTTTTTTACCAGCTATGAATCAGCGGTGGCCATCAAGGCCCCGGTACATTTTACCCTGCCCGACTTTCCCGCCGTCCAGCTCATTTTATCGGAGCGTGAACAGCTCAGTCAGGTGCTGAACGAGGCGGTGCGCGACTTCGGCAACGGCCAAGCCTGGTCGGAGGCAGCTACCCTGCTGCAGCAGCAGTTGGCAACGACGGTCGATCCCGATCTCGGGGCGCTGCTCGCCCTCACGCATGGCGAGGTGCTGCTGCGCATGGATCACTTCGAAGGGGCCTTCAAACAACTCTATCTGCTCAAGGAGCAATACCCCGACAGCCGGATTGGCAAGCTTTCCGCGTACCTGCTGGCGCTGCTGCAGGCGATGCACGGTGATCCGTTCACCGCCGACTATGAATTGAAGCTGCTTGCCGAATCGATCCCGGGCGGTCATCCTCTGGCCCCGTATCTCCAGCTCTCCCGAGCCGAAACCAGCCTGGCCACCGGGCAAATCAAGCAGATGCAGGAAGTGATGGCCCTCGACGACCTCGCTTTTCCGGAAAAGATCATGAAGATCAGGGAATTGCGCCAGGCCGACCTGCTCTGGGCGACCGGCCGCACCGTTCCGGCCTTTGTCACCTATCGGCTGTTTTCCCGTTCGGGACCCCTGCGCGACTACCCGGCCTCGCTCAACACCTTCTGCTCGACCCTCTACGAGCAGGCCATGTGGAGCGAGAGCGCCGAGTGCTACGGGCAGTTATCCACCCTGTTGACCGATCGGGCCCAGCTTGGCCTTGCCTATTATCGCGAGGCCATGTCCCGATGGCATCAGGGTCGCCCGAGCGCTGAAGTCACCGCCCAGATGAACCGCGTCGAGGACACCTTCCCCAATTCCGAGGCGGGTTTCCGCGCGGCCCTGAAGAGTGCCGATCTCCGCTACCTGGCCGATCCCGCCTGGCAGGAAACGGCAAAGATGCTCTACCGGGCGCTGGCCGAGGAATCGACCTATCGGGCCGTCACCGAGGAGGCCCTGATGAAGGAGGCCCTGCTCTATGATCTGCATGGTGATCAAGCCCGCGCCCTGTCCCTGGCCATGGAACTGCTCCGCACCATCCGCAGCGGGCCGATCGTAGTCCATGCCGAAGCCCTGCTCATCCAGCTCCTGCCCCTGGAAATAAAGCGCCTGATTGACGCCGGGGACCTGCTCGAGGCTTTGGTCTTGTCCCGGCAGAACCGACGCTACTTCGACAACGGCTGGATACCCAATCCGGTGCTGGCCGACCTCGCCGATGCCTATGAACGGTTGGGAATCTATCAGGAGGCGCTCGACCTCTATCTCTATCTGGTCTCTCAGGCGCCTCCCGAACAACGCGAATCCTTCTACCTGCCGCTGACTCGGACCGCGTTCGCCAAAGGCGATTATAACCTGGTAGAGGACTTTGTTACCCAGTATCAGTACAATTTTCCGGAAGGGCGCTATCGTGACGATATCGTCTACTATCGCCTCCAGTCCCTCTACGCCCAAAACGATTTCAGTGGTGCCGTGGCGAACCTTCCCGAGCCGCTGCCGCAGCGGGCCGATTATCAATCCCTGGCCGCGCTCCTCCATTTCAACCAGGGAAACTACGAGCAAGCCGTCCCCCTTTGGCAAACGCTGCAGGCACGCGGTGCAACACTGGAGGATGACCAGCTATTCATGCTCGCCGAGAGCCTTTTTCAGCTCCGCCGGGACGACCTGGCGGAGCCGGCGTTGCAGACGTGCAGCGCCATCGCCCGTTATCGCGGGCAGTGCCTGTATCGCCTGGCGCAGATCGCCAAGCGACGTGACGAAACCGAACAGGCACTTAATTTCCTGCAAAAAATCGCCGAAACAGAAGAAGACTCGTTATGGAAGAGCTACGCTCAAAGAGAACTGCAGCTGGCGCGGATGGGCGCTGAACGCTAA
- the flgB gene encoding flagellar basal body rod protein FlgB yields the protein MKPIQLADPISALLTKSMDLRSINQQVLAANIANAETPNYAPARFHFAEALQQAMTKSGVAMQTTDEQHITGGPGSIADVSGRIVREPATNPLGDNNGVSVDEEMVALSENQLMYETAAQLLKKRMTMLKYAISGGQ from the coding sequence ATGAAACCGATCCAACTCGCCGATCCCATTTCCGCCTTGTTGACCAAGTCCATGGACCTGCGCTCGATCAACCAGCAGGTTCTGGCGGCCAATATCGCCAACGCCGAGACCCCAAACTACGCACCGGCACGGTTTCACTTTGCCGAAGCGCTGCAACAGGCCATGACCAAATCGGGGGTTGCCATGCAGACCACGGACGAGCAGCACATCACCGGTGGCCCCGGCAGTATCGCCGACGTCTCCGGCAGAATCGTCCGGGAACCGGCAACCAACCCGCTCGGTGACAACAACGGGGTCAGCGTCGATGAGGAGATGGTGGCCCTCTCGGAGAACCAATTGATGTACGAGACCGCGGCCCAGCTTTTAAAGAAGCGAATGACCATGCTCAAATACGCCATCTCCGGCGGTCAATAA
- a CDS encoding ISNCY family transposase, translated as MRRKRNPQTTIFEVLGKHPGPRELEQMDAILATDHHLLDQAYADLLKKSRSDTGRQGMTAEQVVRCTLLKQFRELSYDDLAYYLADSHSFRSFVRLEPGHFPAKSTLQENIKALSEEAWLAIHQFLLAYAQQAKIENGRKIRLDSTAVQTDIHRPTDATLLWDGIRVITRWLFEGKELSPCPGYGCSDHRRVVKKRLLSIQNATKQETRQTAYRDMLHYAGRVIAYAEQAIPELADFGGDSIEDYTHARALAEKLSRAIDLLRRVMDQTERRVFKGEQVPASEKIVSLFETHTDILVKGRRETEFGHKVFLTGGASNLILDCLVERGNPADAERFLPLLKRHIERYGRPPRQSTADGGFASQANLAGAKAADVKDVVFAKKRGLSIVDMAKSTWVYRRLRNFRAGIEANISTLKRSYGLKRCNWSGWEGFKAYIWSAIVAYNLTVLARIQLATA; from the coding sequence ATGCGCAGAAAACGCAATCCACAAACCACGATCTTCGAGGTTCTTGGCAAACATCCCGGACCTCGTGAGCTGGAACAGATGGACGCCATCCTGGCAACCGACCACCATCTGCTTGACCAGGCCTATGCCGATCTGCTCAAGAAAAGCCGCTCCGATACCGGCCGCCAGGGCATGACTGCCGAACAGGTAGTCCGCTGCACGCTCCTCAAACAGTTCCGCGAACTCAGCTACGATGATCTGGCCTATTATCTGGCCGACTCCCATTCGTTTCGCAGCTTCGTCCGCCTTGAACCGGGACACTTTCCGGCCAAATCGACCCTGCAGGAAAATATCAAGGCCCTGAGCGAAGAGGCCTGGCTGGCGATTCACCAGTTTCTGCTCGCCTACGCCCAGCAGGCTAAGATCGAGAACGGCCGGAAGATCCGACTCGACTCCACCGCCGTCCAAACGGATATCCACCGGCCGACCGATGCGACGTTGCTCTGGGACGGGATCCGGGTCATCACCCGCTGGCTGTTTGAGGGCAAGGAACTCAGCCCCTGTCCCGGCTATGGGTGCAGCGATCATCGGCGGGTGGTGAAGAAGCGGTTGCTGTCCATCCAGAACGCTACCAAGCAGGAGACACGCCAGACGGCCTACCGGGATATGCTGCACTATGCCGGTCGCGTGATCGCTTATGCGGAGCAGGCGATCCCCGAGCTTGCCGACTTCGGCGGAGACTCGATTGAAGACTACACTCACGCCCGGGCGCTGGCCGAGAAACTGTCCCGTGCCATTGACCTGCTGCGGCGGGTGATGGACCAGACCGAGCGACGGGTGTTCAAAGGTGAACAGGTACCGGCGTCGGAGAAGATCGTGTCGCTGTTTGAGACGCACACCGACATCCTGGTCAAAGGACGGCGTGAGACGGAGTTTGGGCACAAGGTGTTCCTGACCGGCGGTGCGTCGAACCTGATTCTTGACTGCCTGGTGGAACGAGGCAACCCGGCCGATGCCGAGCGGTTTCTGCCGTTGTTGAAGCGGCATATCGAGCGGTATGGACGCCCGCCCCGGCAGAGCACGGCGGATGGCGGCTTTGCTTCGCAGGCGAACCTGGCGGGAGCCAAGGCAGCAGACGTCAAGGATGTGGTCTTTGCCAAGAAGCGCGGTCTGTCGATCGTGGACATGGCCAAGAGCACGTGGGTTTATCGGCGGTTGCGCAATTTTCGAGCCGGGATCGAGGCGAACATTTCGACGTTGAAACGAAGCTATGGGCTGAAGCGTTGCAACTGGTCGGGTTGGGAAGGCTTCAAGGCATATATCTGGAGTGCGATTGTTGCCTACAACCTCACGGTGCTGGCCCGTATTCAGCTGGCCACGGCCTGA
- the fliG gene encoding flagellar motor switch protein FliG, protein MAIESLTGLNKAAVLLICLGEEATARIFEELNDDEVRKVTRAMAAIDHIPADIKDKVFLQFSNAQDEFAGLFVKGNEFARNAIAATNMGERTELLLEQFISGTETRSLETISLMQPRMVAGLLEKEHPQTVALILSTQHVEHAAEILSHLPEPMRADVVYRIARLEKVSPEVLNHIEDALHREIGLVASKEQREIGGLDKVVDLLGNMKNNLDVDIIESIEETDADLAEEIRKRMFTFENLVALDGRSLQMILREVNNDSLTLALKTASEEMKEKIFANMSNRAADMIRDDLEAMGPVRLSEVEAMQQSIVKIAMKLEEEGKLVLGRGGADELV, encoded by the coding sequence ATGGCTATCGAATCGCTCACCGGCCTCAACAAGGCGGCCGTCCTGCTCATCTGTCTCGGCGAAGAGGCCACCGCCCGCATCTTCGAAGAACTCAACGACGATGAGGTGCGCAAGGTGACCCGCGCCATGGCCGCCATCGACCACATCCCGGCCGATATCAAGGACAAGGTCTTTCTCCAGTTCAGCAACGCCCAGGACGAGTTCGCCGGGCTCTTCGTCAAGGGCAACGAGTTTGCCCGCAACGCCATCGCCGCCACCAACATGGGTGAGCGCACGGAGTTGCTGCTCGAACAATTCATCTCCGGAACGGAGACCCGGTCCCTGGAGACCATCTCGCTGATGCAGCCGCGCATGGTGGCCGGCTTGCTGGAAAAAGAGCATCCGCAGACAGTGGCCCTGATCCTCTCCACCCAGCATGTGGAGCACGCCGCCGAAATCCTGTCGCACCTCCCGGAACCCATGCGGGCCGACGTGGTCTATCGAATCGCCAGGCTGGAAAAGGTGTCGCCGGAGGTGCTCAACCATATCGAAGACGCCCTGCACCGGGAAATCGGCCTGGTGGCCAGCAAGGAGCAGCGCGAGATCGGCGGCCTGGACAAGGTCGTCGACCTGCTCGGCAACATGAAGAACAACCTGGACGTGGACATCATCGAATCCATCGAGGAGACCGACGCCGATCTGGCCGAGGAGATCCGTAAACGCATGTTCACCTTCGAGAACTTGGTGGCCCTGGACGGCCGCTCGCTGCAGATGATCCTGCGCGAGGTGAACAACGATTCGCTGACCCTGGCGTTGAAGACCGCCTCCGAAGAGATGAAGGAGAAGATCTTCGCCAACATGTCCAACCGCGCCGCCGACATGATCCGCGACGACCTGGAGGCCATGGGGCCGGTCCGCCTCTCCGAGGTGGAGGCGATGCAGCAATCCATCGTCAAGATCGCCATGAAACTGGAGGAAGAAGGGAAGCTGGTGCTCGGCCGCGGAGGCGCCGATGAGCTTGTCTAG
- a CDS encoding FliH/SctL family protein, whose amino-acid sequence MSLSRVFKGQAGFVPEQLVPRPSAARVWQPEGPPRQESRQSAGPAAATAPPPAPEPEEAAAPPERPVSAPESPAATAPADAAGHDAAEDQPQSEQPPAAPPPEIDLEAIRQESFQQGLRHGHQEGLAQAEQDFGAAIAALQQTCEQLNTLRDTILKNSRDEIIELIFALAEAIIRQSVREQDKTITATVEQALSQAVRSSDFTLYLHPDDVAAIKDRVPDLIASVNGLEHLAVKQDAAIERGGCRIESETCTVDATIAGQLDIIREQIKKQHT is encoded by the coding sequence ATGAGCTTGTCTAGGGTCTTCAAGGGCCAGGCCGGGTTTGTCCCCGAGCAATTGGTCCCACGGCCCTCGGCCGCCCGAGTCTGGCAACCGGAGGGGCCGCCCCGCCAGGAGAGCCGGCAATCGGCCGGCCCAGCCGCCGCAACGGCACCGCCTCCGGCACCGGAGCCGGAGGAGGCGGCCGCCCCGCCGGAACGACCGGTATCTGCCCCTGAATCTCCAGCAGCCACCGCACCGGCCGACGCGGCAGGGCACGACGCAGCGGAAGACCAGCCGCAAAGCGAGCAACCGCCGGCAGCGCCGCCACCTGAAATAGACCTGGAGGCCATTCGTCAAGAATCCTTTCAGCAAGGGCTCCGGCACGGGCACCAGGAAGGGCTGGCCCAGGCGGAACAGGATTTCGGCGCGGCGATTGCCGCCCTGCAGCAGACCTGTGAGCAGCTCAACACGCTGCGCGACACCATTTTGAAAAATAGCCGGGACGAGATCATCGAGCTGATTTTCGCCCTGGCGGAGGCGATCATCCGCCAGTCGGTCCGAGAGCAGGACAAGACCATCACCGCCACGGTGGAGCAAGCCCTCAGCCAGGCGGTGCGTTCGAGCGATTTCACCCTCTATCTTCATCCCGACGATGTGGCGGCGATCAAGGACCGGGTTCCGGACCTGATTGCCAGCGTCAACGGCCTGGAACACCTCGCCGTCAAACAGGATGCGGCCATCGAGCGGGGCGGCTGCCGGATCGAGTCGGAGACCTGCACCGTCGACGCCACCATCGCCGGCCAACTCGATATCATTCGCGAACAGATAAAAAAACAGCACACCTGA
- a CDS encoding response regulator, producing the protein MGKNVLLVDDSSTMRKIIGRSLRQAGISFDTIFEAGDGVEALAILEKEKIDIVLSDINMPNMDGITFLREKAQRDAIKDIPVLMISTETGDDIIGEAKSLGALGAIKKPFTPDKVNEVLGPLL; encoded by the coding sequence ATGGGGAAAAATGTTTTGCTGGTGGACGATTCCAGTACGATGCGCAAAATAATCGGGCGGTCGCTTCGTCAGGCCGGCATCTCTTTCGATACCATTTTCGAGGCGGGCGATGGGGTGGAAGCCCTGGCTATCCTTGAAAAGGAAAAGATCGACATCGTTTTGAGCGACATCAATATGCCCAATATGGACGGCATTACCTTCCTGCGTGAAAAAGCGCAACGAGACGCGATAAAGGATATTCCGGTGTTGATGATCTCCACGGAGACCGGTGACGACATCATCGGCGAAGCAAAATCGCTGGGGGCGCTCGGAGCCATCAAGAAACCGTTCACCCCCGACAAGGTGAACGAAGTGCTTGGCCCGCTCCTTTAA
- the fliF gene encoding flagellar basal-body MS-ring/collar protein FliF, with protein sequence MAVEQATPTEMATTTGASVPARPTRKRVIELVQEWPLRRKIALGSLAIVAVSVLIVLILQARVSDYQLLYANLAESDAGNVVNWLKTQNIPYQLKNNGKDIWIGADKIYETRLSLATNGLPSGGDVGFEVFDTQSFALTDYVQKVNYTRALQGELARTISSLAPVESTRVHLAIPEKRLFKEQQQHPSASVIVTLVPGMELDPGQVQGIVHLVSGSVTGLSPDFVKVIDANGRVLDLERQQEDEELLSADMLAFQREVELRLEMRAQDLLDTVMGVNRAMARVTATLDFAKVEETKEIFDADDPVIRSEQVSSETSGVQSAGGIPGVQSNLQGPTAVAAGSSPPFNKSSRTTNYEISKTISKIVNPVGTIRNLSVSILVADRETTAEDGTAATASLSAEELESIENMVASALGLVPERGDRINVVSMPFTEPMIEEAVAERLPVELFYQFMPALKIGLLAVALLLCYLFLIRPIVKTMRGDLVEHYKTVEEMERERLEMLKTQHEAELAEKPIPEEDYIIALRRDVMKNPVPTAFIIKNWIQEV encoded by the coding sequence ATGGCCGTTGAACAAGCCACCCCGACCGAAATGGCCACCACCACCGGCGCGTCAGTGCCCGCCCGTCCGACCCGCAAGCGCGTCATCGAGTTGGTGCAGGAATGGCCCCTGCGCCGCAAGATCGCCCTCGGATCACTGGCGATCGTTGCCGTTTCCGTGCTCATCGTCCTGATCCTGCAGGCCCGGGTCAGCGATTATCAGCTGCTCTACGCCAACCTGGCCGAATCGGACGCCGGAAACGTGGTCAACTGGCTGAAAACGCAAAACATCCCCTACCAGTTGAAGAACAACGGCAAAGATATCTGGATCGGTGCCGACAAGATCTATGAAACCCGGCTGAGTCTGGCCACCAACGGGCTGCCCAGCGGCGGCGACGTGGGATTCGAGGTCTTCGACACCCAGAGCTTCGCCCTCACCGATTACGTGCAGAAGGTCAATTACACGAGAGCCTTGCAGGGAGAGCTGGCCCGCACCATCTCCTCCCTGGCGCCGGTGGAGTCGACCCGGGTCCACCTGGCCATTCCGGAGAAACGCTTGTTCAAGGAACAGCAGCAGCACCCGAGCGCTTCGGTAATCGTCACCCTGGTCCCGGGAATGGAACTCGACCCCGGTCAGGTACAGGGGATTGTCCACCTGGTGTCGGGATCGGTCACCGGCCTGTCGCCCGATTTCGTCAAGGTGATCGACGCCAACGGGCGGGTCCTCGACCTGGAGCGGCAGCAGGAGGACGAGGAGTTGCTCAGCGCCGATATGCTCGCCTTCCAGCGTGAAGTCGAGCTTCGCCTGGAGATGCGGGCCCAGGATCTGTTGGACACGGTCATGGGAGTCAACCGCGCCATGGCCCGGGTGACCGCCACCCTCGATTTTGCCAAGGTCGAGGAGACCAAGGAGATCTTCGATGCCGACGACCCGGTGATTCGCAGCGAACAGGTCAGCAGCGAGACCAGCGGCGTCCAGAGCGCCGGCGGCATCCCTGGCGTCCAGTCCAACCTTCAGGGGCCAACCGCGGTGGCCGCCGGTTCGTCTCCGCCCTTCAACAAGTCGTCGCGCACCACCAACTACGAGATCAGCAAGACCATCAGCAAAATCGTCAACCCGGTCGGCACCATCCGTAATCTCTCCGTCTCCATCCTGGTGGCCGATCGGGAAACAACCGCCGAGGATGGCACCGCTGCCACCGCATCCCTCAGCGCTGAGGAACTGGAGTCCATCGAGAACATGGTCGCCAGCGCCCTGGGGCTGGTCCCCGAGCGAGGCGATCGGATCAACGTGGTCTCCATGCCGTTCACCGAGCCGATGATCGAGGAAGCGGTGGCCGAACGGCTGCCGGTCGAGCTCTTCTACCAGTTCATGCCGGCCCTGAAGATCGGGCTGCTGGCCGTGGCCCTGCTGCTCTGCTACTTATTCCTGATCCGGCCGATCGTCAAGACCATGCGCGGTGACCTGGTGGAACATTACAAGACCGTCGAGGAGATGGAACGGGAGCGTCTCGAGATGCTCAAAACCCAGCATGAGGCGGAGCTTGCGGAAAAACCGATCCCGGAAGAAGATTACATCATCGCCCTGCGCCGGGATGTCATGAAAAATCCGGTACCCACCGCCTTCATCATTAAAAACTGGATACAGGAAGTCTAG